The Ziziphus jujuba cultivar Dongzao chromosome 7, ASM3175591v1 genome includes a region encoding these proteins:
- the LOC107404784 gene encoding fibrillin-5, chloroplastic isoform X3 produces MATILVQPPFPASHIIPPNMMKTPRLVPTIHPRTSITRFGEFPFGSMPIYITRVTEQSSGLVGDETFTHIKSELYQALEGINRGIFGVPSAKKTEIEDLVKMLESQNPTPDPSLNLEKSKAVNVIKFNVRGFKLLNGQLKIEASFKIASKSRVDISYDNSTITPDQLMNVFRKNYDLLLGIFNPEGWLEITYLDDTLRIGRDDKANIFILERSENNSIISLD; encoded by the exons ATGGCGACCATTCTTGTCCAACCACCATTTCCAGCTTCCCATATAATTCCTCCAAACATGATGAAAACTCCAAGATTAGTCCCCACTATACATCCAAGGACAAGCATTACAAGATTTGGTGAATTCCCTTTCGGATCGATGCCAATATACATAACCAGGGTCACAGAACAAAGCTCTGGCCTTGTTGGGGATGAGACATTTACCCACATCAAATCAGAACTTTATCAAGCACTTGAAG GAATTAATAGAGGGATTTTTGGGGTCCCTTCTGCAAAGAAAACTGAGATTGAAGATCTGGTGAAGATGCTAGAGTCTCAGAATCCCACTCCAGATCCGTCTTTAAATCTAGAAAAG AGTAAAGCAGTTAATGTAATCAAGTTCAATGTGAGAGGTTTCAAATTGTTAAATGGACAGCTGAAAATTGAGGCCTCCTTCAAGATTGCATCCAAATCA AGAGTTGATATAAGCTATGATAACTCAACAATAACTCCAGATCAG TTAATGAACGTGTTCCGGAAAAATTATGATCTTCTTCTTGGCATATTCAATCCAGAGGGTTGGCTTGAAATCAC ATATCTTGATGATACATTGAGGATAGGGAGGGATGATAAAGCCAACATTTTCATATTAGAGAGATCAGAAAATAATTCAATCATAAGCCTTGATTAA
- the LOC107404784 gene encoding fibrillin-5, chloroplastic isoform X2: MATILVQPPFPASHIIPPNMMKTPRLVPTIHPRTSITRFGEFPFGSMPIYITRVTEQSSGLVGDETFTHIKSELYQALEGINRGIFGVPSAKKTEIEDLVKMLESQNPTPDPSLNLEKVAGSWKLLYSTITILGSKRTKLGLRDFISLGDFFQIIDVSKRVDISYDNSTITPDQLMNVFRKNYDLLLGIFNPEGWLEITYLDDTLRIGRDDKANIFILERSENNSIISLD, encoded by the exons ATGGCGACCATTCTTGTCCAACCACCATTTCCAGCTTCCCATATAATTCCTCCAAACATGATGAAAACTCCAAGATTAGTCCCCACTATACATCCAAGGACAAGCATTACAAGATTTGGTGAATTCCCTTTCGGATCGATGCCAATATACATAACCAGGGTCACAGAACAAAGCTCTGGCCTTGTTGGGGATGAGACATTTACCCACATCAAATCAGAACTTTATCAAGCACTTGAAG GAATTAATAGAGGGATTTTTGGGGTCCCTTCTGCAAAGAAAACTGAGATTGAAGATCTGGTGAAGATGCTAGAGTCTCAGAATCCCACTCCAGATCCGTCTTTAAATCTAGAAAAG GTAGCTGGATCCTGGAAGCTTTTATACAGTACAATTACGATCTTAGGGTCCAAGAGAACAAAGCTAGGGTTGAGAGATTTCATCTCCTTAGGTGATTTTTTCCAGATCATTGATGTTTCTAAG AGAGTTGATATAAGCTATGATAACTCAACAATAACTCCAGATCAG TTAATGAACGTGTTCCGGAAAAATTATGATCTTCTTCTTGGCATATTCAATCCAGAGGGTTGGCTTGAAATCAC ATATCTTGATGATACATTGAGGATAGGGAGGGATGATAAAGCCAACATTTTCATATTAGAGAGATCAGAAAATAATTCAATCATAAGCCTTGATTAA
- the LOC107404785 gene encoding probable aspartic proteinase GIP2 isoform X2 → MASNLFFNLFLFYCLFFSIIIFPSIAKTSFRPKALLLPLYKDPSTLQYLTKIKQRTPLVPIKLTVDLGAEFLWVDCEQGYVSSTFKSPLCSSAPCSLLYPKICGRCVSPTFLPGCNIDNICIIHPYNPLIWTFISGLASGVKGMAGLGRTKIGLPYQFAAAFSLKRKFAICLSSSTRSKGVIFFGDGPFAFLPNIDLSKSLTYTPLLINPISTGGFLYPGKKSADYFIGVKSIKINDKVVHLNTSLLSIDNKGRGGTKISTVDPYSVLETSIYNAFIDAFEKAMGDQVTRVAAVEPFGACFNSTGIGSTRVGAAVPTIDLVLQNNNVFWRIFGANSMVEVRKDVLCLGFVDGGVGAKASIVIGGHQLEDNFLQFELDYNRLGFSSSLLFRQTTCSNFNFTTN, encoded by the exons ATGGCTTCCAACCTGTTCTTcaatctctttctcttttattgtcttttcttctccatcatcatcttccCCTCCATAGCCAAAACTTCTTTTAGACCAAAAGCTCTCCTCCTTCCTCTATACAAAGACCCTTCCACCCTCCAATACCTTACCAAAATCAAACAAAGAACCCCTCTGGTTCCCATCAAACTCACAGTAGATCTTGGTGCTGAATTTCTTTGGGTAGACTGCGAGCAAGGTTATGTCTCCTCCACCTTTAAGTCACCTCTTTGCAGCTCAGCTCCGTGCTCTCTTCTCTATCCCAAGATCTGCGGTCGCTGCGTTTCACCCACTTTCTTGCCAGGCTGCAATATTGATAACATATGCATTATCCATCCCTACAATCCTTTGATCTGGACATTCATCAGCG GTCTGGCTAGCGGTGTCAAGGGCATGGCTGGTTTGGGAAGGACCAAAATTGGACTACCTTACCAATTTGCTGCTGCTTTTAGCTTAAAGAGAAAGTTCGCTATTTGCTTGAGCTCTTCAACAAGATCTAAAGGTGTCATATTCTTTGGCGATGGTCCTTTTGCTTTTCTTCCTAACATTGATCTCTCTAAGTCTCTTACTTATACTCCACTCCTCATCAACCCTATAAGCACCGGCGGATTTCTCTATCCGGGCAAGAAATCTGCAGACTACTTCATAGGAGTAAAGTCTATAAAGATCAATGACAAAGTTGTCCACTTGAATACTTCTTTGCTATCAATTGACAATAAAGGTAGAGGTGGAACGAAGATTAGCACAGTCGATCCTTATTCAGTCCTGGAGACCTCCATATATAACGCTTTCATCGATGCATTTGAGAAAGCAATGGGAGATCAAGTGACAAGAGTAGCAGCTGTGGAACCATTTGGGGCTTGCTTTAACTCGACCGGTATTGGAAGTACTAGAGTTGGTGCGGCTGTGCCGACCATTGACCTTGTGTTGCAGAATAACAATGTGTTTTGGAGGATATTTGGAGCAAATTCCATGGTTGAGGTTAGGAAGGATGTTCTGTGCCTTGGATTTGTTGATGGAGGTGTTGGAGCAAAGGCTTCCATTGTGATTGGAGGGCATCAATTGGAAGACAATTTTCTTCAGTTCGAATTAGATTACAACAGGCTTGGATTCAGCTCCTCATTGCTCTTCAGACAAACCACGTGCTCCAACTTCAACTTTAcgactaattaa
- the LOC107404785 gene encoding probable aspartic proteinase GIP2 isoform X1, with translation MASNLFFNLFLFYCLFFSIIIFPSIAKTSFRPKALLLPLYKDPSTLQYLTKIKQRTPLVPIKLTVDLGAEFLWVDCEQGYVSSTFKSPLCSSAPCSLLYPKICGRCVSPTFLPGCNIDNICIIHPYNPLIWTFISGRLSQDMFSIQTTNGFNPGRHVSLPNFLFSCGDTSLLQGLASGVKGMAGLGRTKIGLPYQFAAAFSLKRKFAICLSSSTRSKGVIFFGDGPFAFLPNIDLSKSLTYTPLLINPISTGGFLYPGKKSADYFIGVKSIKINDKVVHLNTSLLSIDNKGRGGTKISTVDPYSVLETSIYNAFIDAFEKAMGDQVTRVAAVEPFGACFNSTGIGSTRVGAAVPTIDLVLQNNNVFWRIFGANSMVEVRKDVLCLGFVDGGVGAKASIVIGGHQLEDNFLQFELDYNRLGFSSSLLFRQTTCSNFNFTTN, from the coding sequence ATGGCTTCCAACCTGTTCTTcaatctctttctcttttattgtcttttcttctccatcatcatcttccCCTCCATAGCCAAAACTTCTTTTAGACCAAAAGCTCTCCTCCTTCCTCTATACAAAGACCCTTCCACCCTCCAATACCTTACCAAAATCAAACAAAGAACCCCTCTGGTTCCCATCAAACTCACAGTAGATCTTGGTGCTGAATTTCTTTGGGTAGACTGCGAGCAAGGTTATGTCTCCTCCACCTTTAAGTCACCTCTTTGCAGCTCAGCTCCGTGCTCTCTTCTCTATCCCAAGATCTGCGGTCGCTGCGTTTCACCCACTTTCTTGCCAGGCTGCAATATTGATAACATATGCATTATCCATCCCTACAATCCTTTGATCTGGACATTCATCAGCGGTAGGTTATCCCAAGACATGTTCTCCATTCAGACCACCAACGGCTTCAATCCAGGTAGACATGTTTCTCTGCCTAactttctcttctcttgtggggACACTTCCCTCTTGCAAGGTCTGGCTAGCGGTGTCAAGGGCATGGCTGGTTTGGGAAGGACCAAAATTGGACTACCTTACCAATTTGCTGCTGCTTTTAGCTTAAAGAGAAAGTTCGCTATTTGCTTGAGCTCTTCAACAAGATCTAAAGGTGTCATATTCTTTGGCGATGGTCCTTTTGCTTTTCTTCCTAACATTGATCTCTCTAAGTCTCTTACTTATACTCCACTCCTCATCAACCCTATAAGCACCGGCGGATTTCTCTATCCGGGCAAGAAATCTGCAGACTACTTCATAGGAGTAAAGTCTATAAAGATCAATGACAAAGTTGTCCACTTGAATACTTCTTTGCTATCAATTGACAATAAAGGTAGAGGTGGAACGAAGATTAGCACAGTCGATCCTTATTCAGTCCTGGAGACCTCCATATATAACGCTTTCATCGATGCATTTGAGAAAGCAATGGGAGATCAAGTGACAAGAGTAGCAGCTGTGGAACCATTTGGGGCTTGCTTTAACTCGACCGGTATTGGAAGTACTAGAGTTGGTGCGGCTGTGCCGACCATTGACCTTGTGTTGCAGAATAACAATGTGTTTTGGAGGATATTTGGAGCAAATTCCATGGTTGAGGTTAGGAAGGATGTTCTGTGCCTTGGATTTGTTGATGGAGGTGTTGGAGCAAAGGCTTCCATTGTGATTGGAGGGCATCAATTGGAAGACAATTTTCTTCAGTTCGAATTAGATTACAACAGGCTTGGATTCAGCTCCTCATTGCTCTTCAGACAAACCACGTGCTCCAACTTCAACTTTAcgactaattaa
- the LOC107404784 gene encoding fibrillin-5, chloroplastic isoform X1, with product MATILVQPPFPASHIIPPNMMKTPRLVPTIHPRTSITRFGEFPFGSMPIYITRVTEQSSGLVGDETFTHIKSELYQALEGINRGIFGVPSAKKTEIEDLVKMLESQNPTPDPSLNLEKVAGSWKLLYSTITILGSKRTKLGLRDFISLGDFFQIIDVSKSKAVNVIKFNVRGFKLLNGQLKIEASFKIASKSRVDISYDNSTITPDQLMNVFRKNYDLLLGIFNPEGWLEITYLDDTLRIGRDDKANIFILERSENNSIISLD from the exons ATGGCGACCATTCTTGTCCAACCACCATTTCCAGCTTCCCATATAATTCCTCCAAACATGATGAAAACTCCAAGATTAGTCCCCACTATACATCCAAGGACAAGCATTACAAGATTTGGTGAATTCCCTTTCGGATCGATGCCAATATACATAACCAGGGTCACAGAACAAAGCTCTGGCCTTGTTGGGGATGAGACATTTACCCACATCAAATCAGAACTTTATCAAGCACTTGAAG GAATTAATAGAGGGATTTTTGGGGTCCCTTCTGCAAAGAAAACTGAGATTGAAGATCTGGTGAAGATGCTAGAGTCTCAGAATCCCACTCCAGATCCGTCTTTAAATCTAGAAAAG GTAGCTGGATCCTGGAAGCTTTTATACAGTACAATTACGATCTTAGGGTCCAAGAGAACAAAGCTAGGGTTGAGAGATTTCATCTCCTTAGGTGATTTTTTCCAGATCATTGATGTTTCTAAG AGTAAAGCAGTTAATGTAATCAAGTTCAATGTGAGAGGTTTCAAATTGTTAAATGGACAGCTGAAAATTGAGGCCTCCTTCAAGATTGCATCCAAATCA AGAGTTGATATAAGCTATGATAACTCAACAATAACTCCAGATCAG TTAATGAACGTGTTCCGGAAAAATTATGATCTTCTTCTTGGCATATTCAATCCAGAGGGTTGGCTTGAAATCAC ATATCTTGATGATACATTGAGGATAGGGAGGGATGATAAAGCCAACATTTTCATATTAGAGAGATCAGAAAATAATTCAATCATAAGCCTTGATTAA